In Leptidea sinapis chromosome 8, ilLepSina1.1, whole genome shotgun sequence, a single window of DNA contains:
- the LOC126965702 gene encoding uncharacterized protein LOC126965702: MQVEETVSIKEDPSENNENDENVKLVIKNVFSRCKLEKDNGNLVFPLDKCIERTSFYAGIAKSTIYRDCHNIITEELPVFDINQYVVIMRAVNSILLNSKLGPSMNCTNYYMEYINQCKIIALPNVSLKSFSDLLVSLGFIYKLDSVGKLFLIERPIQIFTRFHYLSKVLKYRNMKDKQFYYIDERYIDDKCNFKKCWLQNAKNNPKPHDVFHCMVSSKKYECGFISSQICILDFKRWLLELALPKIQPESIIIMDENCYNNLSEEDEITEYHSKEEMMKYLKNNDIPYTENMRKAEIFELINKCVPQKQKYSNLYNNFKAHGHVLLCLPSKLSGLTLTELLWDHVRTMMTPNDTLNIKTIRHAVYKYLSTLPQKTFTELETKLIEMENEIFAMDATVEDYLEKEVNMVNSCDDF; this comes from the coding sequence ATGCAAGTAGAAGAAACTGTTTCCATTAAAGAAGATCCATcagaaaacaatgaaaatgatGAAAATGTTAAATTAGTGATTAAGAATGTGTTTTCAAGATGTAAACTAGAAAAGGATAATGGAAATTTGGTATTTCCTCTTGACAAGTGTATAGAACGAACATCTTTTTATGCAGGAATAGCAAAATCTACAATATATCGTGATTGTCATAATATCATCACTGAAGAACTACCAGTTTTTGATATCAACCAATATGTGGTTATTATGAGAGCAGTTAATTCTATTTTATTGAATAGTAAGCTAGGGCCATCTATGAATTGTACGAATTATTATATGGAATACATAAATCAATGTAAAATTATAGCGCTGCCTAATGTAAGCCTTAAATCTTTTTCTGACTTGTTGGTATCTTTAGGCTTCATATATAAACTAGATAGTGTTGGTAAGCTCTTTCTGATAGAAAGGCCCATACAAATTTTTACTCGTTTCCATTACTTAAGTAAAGTATTGAAGTACAGAAACATGAAAGATaaacaattctattatattgATGAGCGCTATATAGatgataaatgtaattttaaaaaatgttggcTTCAAAATGCTAAAAATAATCCAAAGCCACATGATGTCTTTCATTGCATGgtatcatcaaaaaaatatgagtGTGGTTTTATTAGTTCTCAAATATGTATTCTAGATTTTAAAAGATGGTTACTTGAATTAGCCTTGCCTAAAATTCAGCCAGAGAGTATCATTATCATGGATGAGAACTGTTATAACAATTTGTCTGAAGAGGATGAAATAACAGAATATCATTCCAAAGAAGaaatgatgaaatatttgaaaaacaatgaCATTCCATACACAGAAAACATGCGCAAAGCAGAAATATTTGAACTTATAAATAAGTGTGTACCACAAAAACAGAAATATTCCaatttgtacaataattttaaggcTCATGGTCATGTTTTACTTTGTTTGCCATCAAAGTTATCAGGCTTAACATTAACTGAGCTACTTTGGGACCATGTAAGGACCATGATGACACCAAATGATACATtgaatataaaaactataagaCATgcagtatataaatatttgtctaCACTACCACAAAAAACATTCACAGAGTTAGAAACTAAGCTTATTGAAATggaaaatgaaatatttgcaATGGATGCTACTGTTGAAGATTATCTTGAAAAAGAGGTAAACATGGTTAATagttgtgatgatttttga